The Gymnogyps californianus isolate 813 chromosome 3, ASM1813914v2, whole genome shotgun sequence genomic sequence CTCGAATGAGTTACCAGTTACTATGACACTTAATCCTTCCCCACTTCCACGTGTTTTCTACCTCCTGGTGTTTCACAGCCTGCCTAGACAACCTTTCCGTGCgtctctgtctctcttcccAAGCTGAAACGTCACTTCTTGGGTGGCACAACAAAGTGCCTAGTGCTTTTACTCCACACACTGCAGTGCAGGAGCTTGTCTCCCCCTTGGGATTAGTGTTGGCAAACAGCAGTTGCAACCCAGCAGCTGTCCCAGTTCACAGTACAGTGCAGGCGGGTGCCCAGTTGCTGCCAGCCAGTACTGACCACCTAccacctctgctcctgctcccttATCACTGCATCTTTTACActtgcctgcagcagccagtCTTTCCTCTGCCCTGTAACTCCAAgcccttttcctctctcaccACCATGCACCCTCCCCTGAAGAGGGGCATCTAACCCAGGAGTCTCCGTTGCTGCCCCGGAGTCTGAGCCAGCACGCATGACAGCAACCTGTCCACCATACGTCACGATCAGTGCGGCAAGGCAGGCCATGCGAATCCGTTCACCAACCAACAGAGTGACATACAAGAACAGTCCCTCtagctaaaaaaaattcagttccCAGTGCTCTGAAGTCCCTTTCATCAGATATTGGGCCACAGCATTTGCTTGCAACTCTTGACAGCACTTACACCCTTACTGTACAGCTATCAGACCATAGCCCAGGCTATAAAACTGCACGCAGGACCAGGCAAAGCCGCCTGGCTGGgttcctgctgctttctctgaatGCCCTGCACCGCTGAGCTAAAGACACCTTTTATCGCTGTTCAACACCAAGCACGGGAGGATGCCCATGCTGGGTGGGAGAAAACCCTTCttctgtttacaaaaaaaaggttAGCTTGGAATCCTTTAATTGCATCTGGACATTAGTCAAGCAAAGGTGTGGTAAGCTAATTAAGATGATTGCAAACgtttttcatttcctgtctCTTTCTAACATTCCTATAATTGGATAACAACTTCTTTATTTGAGAGAcatactgaaaaacagcaaactTAGATAAACTTTTTTTGCTCCTCTGACTTATTTTGCTTATTTCCCTGCCCTCTCTGGTGGCATTGTGGGCACCAGTTTAGATTTTTAGACAGGCTGTGTACACCTCTTCATCCTTTTTCAGTTGCTCATCTCCTATATGTGTGTCCAGTGGTATTGCTCTCGGTATTCTGTGGGGCAGAGCTGAAGGGGGGGCCCCTGGGACACCCCAGGTAAGTTACAAGGCCCATTCCCAATTGCAGCTTTCCAGACAGATTAGTTCCTAGGTGAACCATAAAAGCGATGGCGAAGTGACTAGCACTATGTAAGGGGAAGCTACAATGAAGTCACAGTAACTATTAAGTGCCCGATGCCTTAAAACTGAGAAATGCAGGAATAGAGAAGTAGCAGCACTCAAGTTAAAGTTTGCTTTGAATTTCTCCTTACTATGAGTCTGTTAAGGAGGGTGAGGGAAAAACACATATATGGAAACTGCATAAACTGCAACACCAGATTGcagttgtatttaaaaacatcttaCAGCAAAAGCTCTCAAAAACTTTCTtctcaaaaataacttttccacTATACAATGTCCTTACAGTTTCTcgtaaagagaaaaagaagaaaaaattttgcACCCCCCAAACATTTAAGCAGATTGCTCATTTGCTAAAGCTCtagcttttgtttccttcaggaAACACTGGAATTATCTGGGCTCACTGCGTGCTAAGGTTACACCTACTCCCTGCTGTGGCTATGCTGCAATGCCATAAAACTTTCAACCCTATCATTTCAGCGAATTGTTTTTCAAGGCAGCTGTACAAAATGTTTGTAtaggcagggtttttttccttatttttttacCCCCAGACCTTCCTGCTCCCTGGAATTCCTCTACTTCTGTAACAAGGGGTTTTGAGAGTCTAATTATCCGTCATAGAAACTTTATTATTTATAACTCTGGAGCCATGACTTGGCACTCATAGCAGCTGTACAAAGCTCTGCTCAGAGATACCCCTCACAACCACTATATCTACAGGTAAGCTGGGGTGTTAAGCTACTTCAGGAACTGCTGAGGGGCCCAGAGTCAAGTACTTCGAAATGGTTTTCTGATGTGAAGACAGCAAAAGTCTCTTAGATATCCTCTTGCAAAACTTGAGGAACTCTTGCTTACATCCTGAAGCTGCTCGATCACACTGGTTCCCACGCTCTCACCTCTGGCTTGGTGAAATTCCAGCCTTAGTTAGGGGAGGGCAGAAAGAGCATCAGGTATATGGTCccccaaaatgcaaaacagctgggagtgggagcagggcagaagCCTTGTTGGGGCTGCCTTGAATCTAATAGCCCAGAAATTTAAGTATCTACCCAGGAGTTTTGTTGTCAAGTCTTTACAACCTGTAATCCAAAGATGGGTCTCAGCCTCTAACATAAAGTTATAAATGCCATGCTATTCAGAGTTGCAGAACGGATGTCCGCTTCTCTGGTTTGTACCTTCTCTACTGTGTATTTCACTGCATAGTTATGCTGTGCTCAGGCATCTACCAAAAGAAGAAACTCTGAAGGACATGAACAGCCAATTTCTCTGATCATCTGAATGCTCGTTTAGAGGATGCTGGAGACTGGAATCAGAgccctgctttaaaaaaaaaaaaaacacagtagTGCAGGTATGAGAACAGTTCCCCTTCACCTACCCCTCTTCTAGCTGCTTGGAAAACGTGGAGTGGGGATCTTTGCCTTGATCCAGTTTTTCCATCAGATTTCTCTTAACGTCAGGGGaagttttaagagaaaaattgcCAAGCATAAGCAGGGATTTTCCTGTGGGCCCGCAGTCAGTCCAGAATTAATTTCCAAGGGAGAGTGCAATTCTCTCCTTGTTCTCTTCTGTGAGTAACACTCCAAGGCTCTTATTGTCCCTCCAGGAATGCTCTCCACAGTCAGGATTTTATCTCAAGCTCCAACGGACACTGACCTTTACTTTTAGAAACAGTAAGTGGTAGGTCTGGGTTTGGGACGTGACTGCAAATCAAGGAGCAGGTATTCCAAGTATATATCCAGGTATTCCAACTTGGACAACCTCACTAAGAGCTCTGGTCAGCAAGCTGCTATAAGACAAGATGCGCACAGTGACAGTATGATTAGAGCATACCTAAATTATTGAACAAGACAACGGTGAAAATAGTCTGTTGGGTTCCTCACTTCATCATTGCCCActaacagaaaaagcaagttcCCAGAAGACTGTTCTATGAAAAAAAGCCAGATTGCATCAGACTAGAAACAAGGTGTAccttgatttttaatatttaaattaaaatttttactttttaaatttaaatcatGTGGGACTTTTAATTGTGTACCATTTTAATCGTGTGGGAAAGGTATTGGAATAGCTCACCTTGGGCTGTGTAAAATTCACCAATTCATTTgcaatttttagaaataaggtgatttttttttctatgtaggTGATGGTACAGTCTAAGACAAGACATAATTCAGGAAGATTCTGTATGTTACCATACCAGACTACATCTCAACCATTTTTCCCACCCTACACTTTACATCTGTGCATTCTGTAGACTACGACTGAAAGCAAATCTGATGCAAAAACAAATCTACAAACTTAATCCTTCATACTTTTTCAACTTTCGAAAAATGGAAAGTAGAACATTCAAAACAGGTTATTAGTTGTTTAGTCGGTCTTCCAGTCTACCAGCATTACGTTTTGGAAATTTGTTTCAATTACTATTGTGTTGAATGACTGTCCATGAAGGAATAGGTGGTATTACTCTCATGGAGAGTTACACTGAAGAAGATAATTTGTTTCTTAGTAAGTATTCATTTTAAGCGCTGATTATAAAGAACAGtgatgaaggaagaagaaaataactattCAAAGACTACTAGGCATCTTTCCCCAGAAGAAATCTGGAATTCATCATTCTTACAATGATGTAACCAGAGTAATCTGCATGAATTGTAAACCTGGAGGTTATTTCACCTTCTGCATGAGTTTGCTAGAAGTAgggatttaaattttttttttttttttttaaatgaactacCTGTATGTTATTCCCTTGTTTCTTTTCGTATTTACCTGTTGGTGAACAGATCCTTGATACTTTTGTTCCATTACAGCTTGTCTGGTTGTTGCCATTACAAAAGTCTACGCTCCAGAAGGAAACCAAGCCCTTTGGCAACCATACAATTTTCACACGAAAGTTCAGGTTAGCTCTTTAATGGGCCTGATACCTTACACACCCCCTGGGGATGGAAAAAAGCAGCTCCACAGACATAAGATACATAATTTCAACTTGGTGTTTTTAATATCAGTTAGAAATGGTTCTTAATAACAGACATGTTTACTTAATGATTCACTTTGCCTTAATTACACAGTACCAAGCTGTTGTGATTCCATCCTGCATTACTGCATATGGTCTTCTTAAAATGGATTATTGTTTCTGCAAAAGAGAATTAACTGCAGGAATACATTTTTAGACCATCCTCACAGCTTTCTTGCTTTAGCTGACTAGCAAGTCCTGCGTtatgaaaaagaagcagatttCTGATGCTGAAAGACACCATGGTCATGCCTCTTCATTTCTTCTAGCTGAATCATTGGgaattttacttgtttttcaaaCCATTTGGCTACAGTGAGAAGCTGCTTCTCCCGGAAAGAACGTCCAATGAACTGAAGCCCAACTGGCAAGCCTCTCTCTGAAAGAGCTGTAGGAACATTTATGGCTGGcaatcctgaaagaaaaaaagatacacatGCAAAGACTTAGTATTAAACAAATCCAGTTGGAGTAACTTTTGTAACAATTCTAAGAGAActaggaaaaaattatgtagAGGAAAAAGACTAGTTAAAATAGTTTGAGTCAATGAACTAAGGATACTGCTAGGGGATCACAAGAAATGAGTTAGAGTGATTTAAGGAGTCAGCATCCTCTGAAAAGATAATCAGCTCTCCTTAGAAAGAGATTTTGGTCTCTGGAACTTGAATGGATTAATCTTATCTGCAGCCTGTACTCAGCTCCAAGGTGCCCCACTTTAAAATGTagtcttacattttaaaacGTTTAATAAATAAACTATCCTTATACCTGGTTATCGTTGTAAGACTTACAGGGGTGAAATATCTTGATTCTAAAGAAGAGGTTAAATAGCTGAAGGGAACGGACATTAAAAATGACTAGGCAGGGGAAAACATAGTTGAATTTCTGTCCTTACTCACCAGCCATGTTTGCAGCCTGTGTTAGGATGTCATCTTGCGTGCTGCGGGTTCTGTTGTCTTCTTTGATGAATTCCTTATAAGGTACTGCATCACTCAGAGTGGTAGGAGTGAGTAAAATATCAACACCACTCCCAAAAACCTTCACAAAGTCATTAGCAATGAGACGTCTGACTTTCTGTGCCTTGATAAAGTAATTCTCATAGTTCCTAGAAAGAAATATGGACATGAGGGCCCGACACTTTAATtccaaaaatacagaacttAATTTCTTAGTTACTGTAGAAACGACAAGCCCAGTATTCCTTTTGGTTAAAAGACTAACACTAGTACTTGAGCTTTGATATACCAGAAGCTTAGTCATCAAACATGGTGTTTACGCTCTCATAGCAATGAAGCTGTCAGAGAACGAAGAGATGAGGGCATACTGCTGAAGAAAGgtgaagggaaaacaaaaccctagCTTACAATAATTaactaaaaatcaaaacaacacTTTTATGACCACTCTGAAACTAAACCGTGTATTGAATTTCACTCCAGGGCAGCACAGCAAAGCCTAGAAACGATACAGAACTAAGCAGGCCTGGAAAATAGGCATTAATCATTTAGGATTCAATCCAGCAAGATACTCAAAGCATGTGAAAAAGTCCCATCATCTACAGAGGACTCCAAATGGACTTAAAACTATGTATGTGAAACTATGGGTTTCTAAACTGTCTTTACACAAttctgaagcagaaacaaattaGTCAGCTTTatgtctgtttttccttttaacttcaTATGCAGAACTGGTAAATGTGGAATCCTTAAATTCAGAGAAGTTCAGTTTCAAAAGTAATTGTCATCTAAAACCACAGCtattcaaaaaaaagaaaagggacgGGGGTATTAACAACTGCTACATGCCAGAGTGTTTGTAGATAAAACAACTGAAACTGCCCAAAAGCCACTTTGTTAGAGTAATCTAAAGATCTAAGTTTCTGGaaaactgcaatgaaaatgGTTATAATCAATAACAGACAGCGGATTCAAGTTAAGAAGTTATATCATGGGAATTAGCCCTTTTTCTACAATCACTTCTGAAATCATCCTAGCTGTTAACTTCAGAAAGTCCCTAAGAGCCtcatctacacatcttttaaatacctccagggatggtgactcaaccacttccctgggcagcctgttccactgcttgacaacccttttggtgaagacatttttcctactattcagtctaaacctcccctggcacaacttgaggccatttcctctcgtcctgtcacttgttatTTAGGAGGACAGACCAACACTCACCTTGCTaaaacctcctttcaggtagttgcagAGAGCAGTAAGGactcccctcagcctccttttctccaggctaaacaaccccagtgccctcagctgctcctcacaggacttgtgctctagacccttcaccagcttcattgccctcctttggatgtgctccagcacctcagtgtctttcttgtagtgaggggccccaaactgaacacagtattcgaggtgcggcctcaccagtgccgagtacagggggatgatcacttccctagtcctgctggccaccctatttctgatacaagccaggatgctcttggccttcttggccacctgggcacactgctggctcatgttcagccggctgtcgaccaacacccccaggtccttttctgccaggcagctttccagccactcttccccaagcctgtagcattgcatggggttgttgtgacccaagtgcaggacctggcactgagccttgttgaacctcatacaactggcctcggcccattgatccaccctgtccagatccctctgtagagccttcctaccctcaagcagatcaacactcccatCCGACTTGGCATTGtatgcaaacttactgagggtgcacccgatcccctcgtccagatcactgataaagatattaaacagaacttcCTGAACAATCACCTAGttattttacagatttcaaaagcaagataaaaataatctgtaaaatGCAACATTTGCAGGAGACACAGATGGTTTTTCTCTACTATTTATTCTAAGAATGCTTTCTGAACCCTGggttctgtttttcaaaagtaatttactGCGGACAGGAACAGGACTCTCCTTTTCAATCTTGATGGAAGCCAATTATATATTCCTTCACAGAAGAGTGAACTACATGAATTTTAAAGCAGTCTTAGGAAAGCTGAAGGAGCACACTTGGCAGGAATATCGGCATTCCATAAAAGCTGGTTGTTACATACTGACTGACAACATTCCTGCCTCTGAGAGCAACTAGAAGTCACATCTGATGAATACTCTTGCTGACAGAGCTCTTTCTGTAGTGCACTTGCTTTGAGACTGATTACACGACTAATATTTCTGTTAGTATCTGAACAAAttaagacagagaaaaacaggactTTTACTAACATAAATTAGGACTGTGGGATAAGGATTGAAacctaagaaaaaaagtcagattgATCCATGCACCAGCTTCTCTGCATGAGCTGGATAAAAACCTGTCTTCTGTAAAGACATCAGTCCAGTACCTCTGCCAGTGCCTTCCTTTCCCTGTATGCTGAGGCAAAGAGCTATAGTTAATTTAATTGCCGTATGTTCTGGCTTTCTCTAGAAGACCTCACTAGAATGTACCAGCAGTTTTTCTATGCAGTTTTAATGAGATTAACAGCTACAGAACTTTTAACACAACAATAATAATGGCTTCAGTATGATTTTAATGTCACACCATAGGATAGATTTTTGCTTAATTTAACTAATGGGTGCCTACtctgggggggggaggggggggaatcATTAAGttgttttacttatttaattCAGGAGGCTCACTGGTAAGACtaagggaaaacattttcattcattattAACAGTTCACTAGGTATGATATAGCTAAAGCAATAATAACAATACAAGTAGGTACTAGCGTAAGgacaaatttttttcatgtcatgaTGAACAATTAATCACTATTTGCCTAAAAAATCGTTAACTTGGCAAATTTGAGTTTCAGGATGTTCTGCTTACTGTTTCAACAAGAAATAGTTTCCTGACAGAATTCTTCCTCTTACAACGTCATTAAAGCCTTCTCGTCGTGTTGCAGCATACATACTTTCTGTGGACTTGTTCATGTCAGAACGGtgtcctgaaaagaaaaagcaatttggaAATTAATACTTTTTGTAATCCTTAAGATTTAACAACATAAGGTAATGTTATACATAGTAATACAATAGGCCACTGTTTGCTGCAGTCTGACATGCTACTATtctggaaaaacagcaaagcatattcttgttttattacagaaatattaaacagattttaagcCAAGACACTCACGTGTCTAGAagtgaaatatataaaaatgtatttatttactcatttttatttggacAGGGTTTTTTACTGTATTCCATCTTGGAGAAATAACACCAAGTATTCAACCATGAAAAGCATATCTATTAAAACTAATACTTTTTAATGGCATCCAGCAATGTTTCTATTGTctgagaaaaaagttttttcaaagGCCTTACCATATTCCAGTCCATCAAACCTGGCCATATTTGATGCCACTTCTGCTGTGCACAGCACATGATAACAGACAATTGAGTAACGAGTGTGTGGTAGACTCACTTCAATTACTTTAGCACCTGCATTCTTAAAGAGGTCAGCAGCCTTTGACCAGAGCGCCAGAATTTCACTAGAAAGCCCTGGCGCGTGATATTCcttagagaaaaacaagaagggGAGTTACTTTACATACCAGTTTACTTCTAATGGCAACCAAAATGCAAATACTCCTTgctaaaaatacatagaaactATTACCTCACCACTATATGACTCAAAGTACTTATTAAAGCTTCTTGCATCTACTAAATATTATACAAACAAGCAGGATTAAATTAACAGGAATTCTTAAGAATATTATGTTCATCTCAGTAGGATCAACCCACATATCGCAGACGATGGAATTTCAGCAGTTTCTTCTGAAGGAGAAATTGCCCAGTTATCCACTTATTTGTCTATTCATGGAGACTGTACTGCACTGCTCTGCAGTTTGTGGGTAGAAACTTTTCAGGTTTAAATCCTAACACTAGGGCTGCTGTGagtagaaaagataaaaagaaattatggcCACAGCATATCAGTGGCAACTGGCACGCctcactgaaacaaacaaaacaacccaccaAAGAAGAACTACAACCAAGGGGTTGGGAGAAGACTTAGATAAGCTGTTCCTGTTTAAGAGCTAAGTTAAAGATATTCTATTAAAATTCTCTATTTTTGAAGATACTTGCTTCAGTTCTAACCAACAATATCAGGGTCATAATACTGTCTGATTTCTGAGTAGCTATGACCCATGTTTAACATATGCATGCATCTCTTTAGGATAATCTGTAGCAGTAGAAAACAACTGTCCAAAGGATATGAATGATTAACCAATACCACTATTTTAGATTTATCAAAATCTAAACAGTATGCAGCTAATTAATTTTCTAGGCATAcaatttttgcatttcacagaTCCTGAATAATTGGTCAGTGGACATCTCTgtttacaaaattaaatcttttggtATACCTGTTCTAGCACAGGTTCAAATACTGAGAATCAAACCAATAAATGTTACTGACATTGTCTCTTTGAAGGCAGAGCctttactaaattaaaaataggctGAAGTCCCAAATGTTGTGCCTAAATTGCAAGTATCCTTACAGTTACAAACATGATTGAATTGCATACATCAGAAGCCAGATTACAGTTGTCTTTCAATCCTCATTAGAGCTCTCCAAATCACAGCTCCTTGTGCCACTCAATTgcctttaaaattctgcttcGTATTAACACAGTACCATTTAGACAAGTATCTCAAAGCACTGCACAAACCAGTACTAACCTCACTGTGTGAGAAGGCACTAAGAGCAACTTCTCTGACGTTATACAGGTGACTGATCAAAGCAATAGAGAGAACCAAGAATTGAAGTTCCCCGTTTCCCTTGGAACTTCCCGACAGTGCTTCCCACAATGATGATAAAATGTTTTAGATGAAGCATTAGTACACGCTCTGTCCGAATCGCCTGCACAGGCAACAGAGCACATACTGCTCTTTTCCAGGAGCTGCTCATACCATCTTCACTGTTTTAAATCATGAGAGACTGGGAGGTGGTGGGCaagatacaaatatttttttgttaggTGTCCTATTTGCTGTTCCTGTCCACAATTGTTGACAGGACTCAAATGTTACCTTCGGAATTCCTATTGAGAGCTTGCTGACATCAGTCAAATTGGGTAGTTCAAATGGCTTAAAGTTGTCCTGAATTGTGGTAGAGTCTTTAGGATCATGTCCAGCAAGTGAACCTGAAATATGACATGACAtatgaagaacaggaaaaatgcacATTGCGTAGCCAGAATTCAATTTGTTTTGAGACGATGTTGTAAACAAAGATACATTGTATACAAAGACATATGAAGTAGTAATACCTAACATTACTGCTGCGTCATCCACACATCTGGTTAGGATTCCTGGCACATCCATGGAGTTCACTAGAGGAATGAGACCATGGCGAGAGATCAGTCCATATGTTGGCTTTAAACCTACTACACCACAGTGAGCAGCAGGGTTTCGGGTAGATCCTCCTGTGTCTGACCCTAAGGCTCTATGGTTTCAAAAGGATTATCATtagtaaaataattcagaacatttccaaacagtaaaaatgtatgGCTTTAAGATGCATggatttaaaaatgtgtgaattCTTCCAGATCAGAAGTCACAATCACACAGCCTCAATTTCAGTCTGCTCCCTATGTCTGCTGTTTTTTATctgttctcttatttttcttaggGTCTCTGAATTAGCCATCAGGAGAGCCCAGTTCTCTTCACAAAGCAGAGGTAGATAGGTTGAATTTAGGCCATCTGAATATGGCCCTAAATATCTACTTCTGTCTTCTCTATTGGTCTGTTCCAATACTGTGGACTCTGAAAGACGCCTCGTAATTTAGTGTACAATTTTCAGACGTGGATATCTTATTTATTCAGTAGCCAATACACTATGAAGCAGCATCTTCCAAGTATACAAATAAATAGCGACACAGTACACTTCTTGCCCCTAATAAGAGGGCATACTTTTCAAAGTCTAGgatgtttttcctgtttccaaaCCTACAAAGCATAGCATCAGAACTCCCAGCTTAGAGTAGCTTAGGTGCAATTTTAGGACacggtattttttttttttccaaggtttttttttttttacttcttttttttgttctttcacagGTGAAACCTTGTTCTTTCTAtattgaaatttttatttcaaaagttgtAATAGAATTAGAAATTCATATTGAAATGAAACCTGctcttctcttgtttttaataattttaactcaagcaccatttaaaaaataaaacagctttcatCCAAATCTttgccaaaaataaattaaacttcAGAAGGAGGTATAATTTTTATTGAAGTGGGTATGTGACTTTTCCCATAGGCATCTGTTTCTGAGATGACTGAACCAATTCAATTGACTTTGCtgaagtggaattttttttcaaagcttttgtgTTGATATAAAACATCCTCAATTTTGTAGCATTTCTGTACATCCAAATCTCAAATTGAAAAGACAAAGACTGGCAGCATTCCTGATGCTTCAAAGAAACTAATAGAGTGGATATACAATAAGTTATAGGCAATAAAATAGCTGGACGAAAAACCTCCCTGATCTGACAAAGTGCTGAGCAGTGCAAAATGGGAGTTCAGCACACCCAGCAACATAAGAGAAGGTGCCAGACTATATCAGGATCAGGCCATTCTGGCTCAGGACAAGGACCAGCAGTCCTTGGCAATGGATTTACTGAGTTCAGTTTCAACAGTATTAAAATGTTGAGTATACTACATCCTAGCAAAGGGCAATAAGATGAAGAGAggtatcattaaaaaaatcataaaataaattgGGTTTTCCATACaaaaacatagtattttttaaaaaaagctgcaatCACCATtagcaagaaatattttaacaataaaatagGTGCTTATAATATAGTCTATGGGTAAACAAGGACACAGTAACTAAAGAGCATTCTTAAACACCTTCCAGTTAAGAGCACAACTGAAATAATCTTCTATAAAATGTGCTGCACTATGTAGCTCTAAAAACTGCATAGAACGAAAGGTGTAAAGTTTTAAGGATCAGACTTCTTTTAACAGTTGGATGGGGAAGATAGCATAGACAACTGATTTGTTAAGTAGTGTGTTGTTATTCCACACAGATAATAATTGTTGTAAAAAAAACCTCCGGCTTgtttaaattcactttaaaaaaaaaaaaaaacaaaacgaccaaaacccaaaaaactaaACCTGTCTTCTAACGTTTAAAACCAGACAAGATTGTAAGTAGCTGTGTAGTAAGTATCTGTGTACCCTTTTGTTAAGTCAGGGATTTGAAAGCTTTTAGATTCCAAATCTCAGGTATTATTACATAGCTCTGCTATAAAaacaaaggaggagaggaacGATTACTATACTGTTACAAATTAAGGGATCTCTTCATCTGCTGAATTACATTTTCAGCGTGTATTTGTGTAATGCATTTACTGAGGAAGAGGATGTGTCACAAACCCCATGTTAATTTTAAGAGAGCATGTGGGAATAACAATAAAACTGTCATTCCTTTACTGCCattatcattttatttcatgcagTGCAAAGTGGTCATATCAGTACACTGAATAACACTCAAAATGAATAAGCCTAAATTTGTCTACATGGATTCATTCTGGCTTCATGGTATGTCACAAATAAACTAGGGATGCTGAAATAAATTCTTGCATGCCAGTGCAAATAACCCTCCCATTTCAAATTAGATTAtgagaaaattataaaattaaaaccttgCAACATATTTTGagacatttaataaaaaacaattttaaaaagcctcttACGCAAAACATGTGAAAGATGACACTGCAGCCGCACTGCCTCCTGAGCTCCCTCCCGTTATTACCCAGTTAGGCTCTTTGTCCTCAGAATGGGATTCTGGGACAGATTTTTCCTTGTACTGTCTTGAATAACTCCAGGGATTTCTGACTGGTCCAAATACCCCATCCGTACTCCCAGATCTAAGATAGTCAGACAGAACAAATACA encodes the following:
- the QRSL1 gene encoding glutamyl-tRNA(Gln) amidotransferase subunit A, mitochondrial isoform X2, producing MLRASLREVSAALREGRVTPTELCQRCLALIKSTKFLNAYITVAEETALKQAEESEKRYRRGQPLGVLDGIPIAVKDNFNTAGIETTCASNMLKGYISPYNATVVQKLLDQGAVLLGKTNLDEFAMGALGSDTGGSTRNPAAHCGVVGLKPTYGLISRHGLIPLVNSMDVPGILTRCVDDAAVMLGSLAGHDPKDSTTIQDNFKPFELPNLTDVSKLSIGIPKEYHAPGLSSEILALWSKAADLFKNAGAKVIEVSLPHTRYSIVCYHVLCTAEVASNMARFDGLEYGHRSDMNKSTESMYAATRREGFNDVVRGRILSGNYFLLKQNYENYFIKAQKVRRLIANDFVKVFGSGVDILLTPTTLSDAVPYKEFIKEDNRTRSTQDDILTQAANMAGLPAINVPTALSERGLPVGLQFIGRSFREKQLLTVAKWFEKQVKFPMIQLEEMKRHDHGVFQHQKSASFS
- the QRSL1 gene encoding glutamyl-tRNA(Gln) amidotransferase subunit A, mitochondrial isoform X1, giving the protein MLRASLREVSAALREGRVTPTELCQRCLALIKSTKFLNAYITVAEETALKQAEESEKRYRRGQPLGVLDGIPIAVKDNFNTAGIETTCASNMLKGYISPYNATVVQKLLDQGAVLLGKTNLDEFAMGSGSTDGVFGPVRNPWSYSRQYKEKSVPESHSEDKEPNWVITGGSSGGSAAAVSSFTCFAALGSDTGGSTRNPAAHCGVVGLKPTYGLISRHGLIPLVNSMDVPGILTRCVDDAAVMLGSLAGHDPKDSTTIQDNFKPFELPNLTDVSKLSIGIPKEYHAPGLSSEILALWSKAADLFKNAGAKVIEVSLPHTRYSIVCYHVLCTAEVASNMARFDGLEYGHRSDMNKSTESMYAATRREGFNDVVRGRILSGNYFLLKQNYENYFIKAQKVRRLIANDFVKVFGSGVDILLTPTTLSDAVPYKEFIKEDNRTRSTQDDILTQAANMAGLPAINVPTALSERGLPVGLQFIGRSFREKQLLTVAKWFEKQVKFPMIQLEEMKRHDHGVFQHQKSASFS